A stretch of Arthrobacter sp. NEB 688 DNA encodes these proteins:
- the dapC gene encoding succinyldiaminopimelate transaminase translates to MLTLPDFPWDSLAPAKERASAFSDPDLGPDAGHGLVDLSVGTPVDPTPEVVRRALADAADAPGYPQTYGTPDLREAVAAWFATRRGVPGVDPDGVLPTIGSKELVAWLPTLLGLGDGDVVAFPRVAYPTYDVGARLARAVPMAVDALTALGPLTPATTPKLLWLNTPGNPTGKVLGVEHLRKVVDWARAHGVVVASDECYAELDWRAREAGSTEPPTTPSILDPRVCGGSHEGLLAVYSLSKQSNLAGYRAAFVAGDPALVRQLLEVRKHAGMIVPWPVQRALLAALSDPTHVEEQKARYAARRAVLRPAVEAFGLRVDVSEAGLYLWASAGEPARTTLGRLAERGVLVAPGDFYGAAGREHVRIALTATDERIEAAARRLTRPER, encoded by the coding sequence GTGCTGACCCTCCCCGACTTCCCCTGGGACTCGCTCGCTCCGGCCAAGGAGCGGGCGAGCGCCTTTTCCGACCCCGACCTGGGGCCGGACGCGGGGCACGGCCTCGTCGACCTCTCGGTCGGCACCCCGGTCGACCCGACCCCGGAGGTCGTGCGCCGCGCGCTCGCCGACGCCGCGGACGCCCCCGGCTACCCGCAGACGTACGGCACCCCCGACCTGCGCGAGGCGGTGGCGGCGTGGTTCGCCACCCGCCGCGGCGTCCCCGGCGTCGACCCCGACGGCGTCCTGCCGACGATCGGCTCCAAGGAGCTCGTCGCGTGGCTGCCGACGCTCCTCGGGCTCGGTGACGGCGACGTCGTCGCCTTCCCCCGGGTGGCCTACCCGACCTACGACGTCGGCGCCCGGCTGGCGCGCGCGGTGCCGATGGCCGTCGACGCCCTCACCGCCCTCGGCCCGCTGACCCCGGCCACCACCCCGAAGCTGCTCTGGCTCAACACCCCCGGCAACCCCACGGGCAAGGTCCTCGGCGTCGAGCACCTGCGCAAGGTCGTCGACTGGGCCCGCGCGCACGGGGTCGTCGTGGCCTCCGACGAGTGCTACGCCGAGCTCGACTGGCGTGCGCGAGAGGCGGGTTCGACCGAGCCGCCGACCACGCCGTCCATCCTCGACCCCCGCGTCTGCGGCGGCTCGCACGAGGGGCTGCTCGCCGTCTACTCGCTCTCGAAGCAGTCCAACCTCGCCGGGTACCGCGCGGCCTTCGTCGCCGGCGACCCCGCCCTCGTCCGGCAGCTGCTCGAGGTCCGCAAGCACGCCGGGATGATCGTCCCGTGGCCCGTGCAGCGCGCGCTCCTCGCGGCGCTGTCCGACCCCACGCACGTCGAGGAGCAGAAGGCCCGCTACGCCGCGCGCCGGGCCGTCCTGCGCCCGGCCGTCGAGGCCTTCGGCCTGCGCGTCGACGTTTCCGAGGCCGGTCTGTACCTGTGGGCCAGCGCCGGCGAGCCCGCCCGCACCACCCTCGGGCGCCTCGCCGAGCGGGGCGTCCTCGTCGCTCCCGGCGACTTCTACGGAGCCGCCGGCCGCGAGCACGTGCGCATCGCGCTCACCGCCACCGACGAGCGCATCGAGGCCGCCGCCCGGCGCCTGACCCGACCGGAGCGTTGA
- a CDS encoding citrate synthase: protein MTDGATLHAAGTQLDLPLVPATEGNSGYDISKLLKETGNVTLDAGFTNTASCSSAITYIDGDAGILRYRGYPIEQLAKSSTFLETSYLLIYGNLPTPTELSSFEDRIREHTMLHEDLKGFFRGFPRDAHPMPVLSSAVSALSTFYQDSLDPFDEDQVEISTIRLLAKLPTIAAYAYKKSIGQPFLYPDNDLSLVENFLRMTFGVPATQYDLDPEIVKAVELLLVLHADHEQNCSTSTVRLVGSSHANLFASVSAGINALFGPLHGGANQAVLEMLERIDGAEYTAEEFMKKVKNKEDGVRLMGFGHRVYKNYDPRAAIIKDTAHSILAKTGGNDRLLEIAMRLEEIALADDYFVERKLYPNVDFYTGLIYKSMGFPTRMFTVLFALGRLPGWIAQWREMISDPALKIGRPRQVYIGETEREYVALDQR, encoded by the coding sequence ATGACCGACGGAGCAACCCTCCACGCCGCGGGCACGCAGCTCGACCTCCCCCTCGTCCCCGCGACGGAGGGCAACAGCGGCTACGACATCTCGAAGCTGCTCAAGGAGACGGGGAACGTCACCCTCGACGCAGGGTTCACGAACACCGCCAGCTGCTCCAGCGCCATCACCTACATCGACGGCGACGCCGGCATCCTCCGCTACCGCGGCTACCCCATCGAGCAGCTCGCGAAGAGCTCGACCTTCCTCGAGACCTCGTACCTGCTCATCTACGGCAACCTGCCGACCCCGACCGAGCTCAGCAGCTTCGAGGACCGCATCCGCGAGCACACGATGCTCCACGAGGACCTCAAGGGGTTCTTCCGCGGCTTCCCGCGCGACGCGCACCCGATGCCCGTCCTGTCCTCGGCCGTCTCGGCCCTGTCGACCTTCTACCAGGACAGCCTCGACCCCTTCGACGAGGACCAGGTCGAGATCTCGACGATCCGCCTCCTCGCGAAGCTGCCGACCATCGCGGCCTACGCGTACAAGAAGTCGATCGGCCAGCCGTTCCTCTACCCGGACAACGACCTGAGCCTCGTCGAGAACTTCCTGCGGATGACCTTCGGCGTCCCCGCGACGCAGTACGACCTCGACCCCGAGATCGTCAAGGCCGTCGAGCTCCTCCTCGTCCTGCACGCCGACCACGAGCAGAACTGCTCCACCTCGACCGTGCGTCTCGTCGGCTCCTCCCACGCGAACCTCTTCGCGTCGGTCTCGGCCGGCATCAACGCCCTCTTCGGCCCGCTGCACGGCGGCGCCAACCAGGCGGTCCTCGAGATGCTCGAGCGCATCGACGGCGCCGAGTACACCGCCGAGGAGTTCATGAAGAAGGTGAAGAACAAGGAGGACGGCGTCCGCCTCATGGGCTTCGGGCACCGGGTCTACAAGAACTACGACCCGCGTGCGGCCATCATCAAGGACACCGCCCACAGCATCCTCGCGAAGACCGGCGGGAACGACCGGCTGCTCGAGATCGCGATGCGCCTCGAGGAGATCGCGCTGGCCGACGACTACTTCGTCGAGCGCAAGCTCTACCCGAACGTCGACTTCTACACCGGCCTCATCTACAAGTCGATGGGCTTCCCGACGCGGATGTTCACCGTCCTGTTCGCGCTCGGCCGCCTCCCCGGCTGGATCGCCCAGTGGCGCGAGATGATCTCCGACCCGGCGCTGAAGATCGGCCGCCCGCGGCAGGTCTACATCGGTGAGACCGAGCGCGAGTACGTGGCGCTCGACCAGCGCTGA
- the dapD gene encoding 2,3,4,5-tetrahydropyridine-2,6-dicarboxylate N-succinyltransferase, with protein MTRTAWGHGLLTRTAEGTVLDAWFPAPALGEPDGSDAPTELRSLAVADDVRGTTRETVTVAVDLDAAPASTEDAYLRLHLLSHRLAEPNSLNLDGLFGVLPNVVWTTQGPCAVEGFELVRARMQARGPVQVLAVDKFPRMVDYVLPSGVRIGDADRVRLGAHLASGTTVMHEGFVNFNAGTLGSSMVEGRISQGVVVGDGSDIGGGASTMGTLSGGGTERVSIGRRCLLGAEAGLGIALGDDCVVEAGLYLTAGTKVTLPDGTVTKARELSGQSSLLFLRNSVTGTVEARPRDGHGIVLNSALHAND; from the coding sequence ATGACGCGCACCGCCTGGGGCCACGGCCTCCTGACCCGCACGGCCGAGGGCACCGTCCTCGACGCCTGGTTCCCCGCCCCCGCCCTCGGCGAGCCCGACGGCAGCGACGCCCCCACCGAGCTGCGCTCCCTCGCGGTCGCCGACGACGTGCGCGGCACGACCCGCGAGACGGTCACCGTCGCCGTCGACCTCGACGCCGCCCCGGCCTCCACCGAGGACGCCTACCTGCGCCTGCACCTGCTCTCGCACCGCCTCGCCGAGCCCAACTCGCTCAACCTCGACGGGCTCTTCGGGGTGCTGCCCAACGTCGTCTGGACCACCCAGGGCCCGTGCGCCGTCGAGGGCTTCGAGCTGGTCCGCGCCCGGATGCAGGCCCGCGGCCCGGTGCAGGTCCTCGCCGTCGACAAGTTCCCGCGGATGGTCGACTACGTCCTGCCCTCCGGCGTGCGCATCGGCGACGCCGACCGGGTCCGGCTCGGCGCCCACCTCGCGAGCGGCACCACCGTCATGCACGAGGGCTTCGTCAACTTCAACGCCGGCACCCTCGGCTCCTCGATGGTCGAGGGCCGGATCAGCCAGGGCGTCGTCGTCGGCGACGGCTCGGACATCGGCGGCGGGGCCTCCACGATGGGGACCCTCTCCGGCGGCGGCACGGAACGCGTGAGCATCGGGAGGCGTTGCCTGCTCGGAGCCGAGGCAGGGCTCGGGATCGCCCTCGGCGACGACTGCGTCGTCGAGGCCGGCCTCTACCTGACCGCCGGCACCAAGGTGACGCTGCCCGACGGCACCGTCACCAAGGCGCGCGAGCTGTCGGGGCAGTCGAGCCTGCTGTTCCTGCGCAACTCGGTCACCGGCACCGTCGAGGCCCGGCCGCGCGACGGGCACGGCATCGTGCTCAACTCGGCCCTGCACGCCAACGACTGA
- the dapE gene encoding succinyl-diaminopimelate desuccinylase: MTGPTPVLDLSLDVTALTAQLCDVPSVSLDEAALADAVEAAVRAVGRLEVTRLGNTVVARTALGRAERVVLAGHLDTVPLTSEPVNLPTRRVPGADGEVLWGRGTVDMKGGVAVMLRVLHEVAEPERDITYVFYEGEEIDSAYNGLLHVEQQAPHLVADADFAVLLEPTDGRVEGGCKGTLRAEVSTKGIAAHSARPWKGHNAIHDAAEVLARLVAYRPRTVEVDGLEFVEALNAVKVEGGIAGNVIPDLCVVTVNYRYAPSLSPDEAEAHVRQVFDGFEVSVGDNAGGARPGLHLPAAKAFVEALDLPVLAKQGWTDVARFSAMGVPAVNFGPGDPNLAHMDDEQCPVDQYAACEAALLRWLRRSEG, translated from the coding sequence ATGACCGGTCCCACGCCCGTCCTCGACCTCTCCCTCGACGTCACGGCGCTCACCGCGCAGCTCTGCGACGTGCCCTCGGTCAGCCTCGACGAGGCCGCGCTCGCGGACGCGGTCGAGGCCGCCGTCCGCGCCGTCGGGCGCCTCGAGGTCACCCGCCTCGGCAACACGGTCGTCGCCCGGACCGCGCTGGGGCGCGCCGAGCGCGTCGTCCTCGCCGGTCACCTCGACACCGTCCCGCTGACGAGCGAGCCGGTCAACCTGCCGACCCGCCGCGTCCCGGGCGCGGACGGCGAGGTGCTCTGGGGCCGCGGCACGGTCGACATGAAGGGCGGCGTGGCGGTGATGCTCCGCGTCCTGCACGAGGTCGCCGAGCCCGAGCGCGACATCACCTACGTCTTCTACGAGGGCGAGGAGATCGACAGCGCGTACAACGGCCTGCTCCACGTCGAGCAGCAGGCGCCGCACCTCGTCGCGGACGCCGACTTCGCCGTGCTCCTCGAGCCGACGGACGGCCGCGTCGAGGGCGGCTGCAAGGGCACGCTGCGCGCCGAGGTCTCGACCAAGGGCATCGCGGCGCACTCGGCGCGCCCGTGGAAGGGGCACAACGCCATCCACGACGCCGCCGAGGTGCTGGCCCGCCTCGTCGCCTACCGGCCGCGGACGGTCGAGGTCGACGGCCTCGAGTTCGTCGAGGCGCTCAACGCCGTCAAGGTCGAGGGCGGCATCGCCGGCAACGTCATCCCCGACCTGTGCGTCGTCACCGTCAACTACCGCTACGCCCCCTCGCTGTCGCCGGACGAGGCCGAGGCGCACGTGCGCCAGGTCTTCGACGGCTTCGAGGTGAGCGTCGGCGACAACGCCGGCGGCGCCCGCCCCGGGCTGCACCTGCCGGCGGCGAAGGCCTTCGTCGAGGCCCTCGACCTGCCCGTCCTCGCCAAGCAGGGCTGGACCGACGTCGCCCGCTTCTCGGCGATGGGCGTGCCGGCGGTCAACTTCGGGCCCGGCGACCCCAACCTCGCGCACATGGACGACGAGCAGTGCCCGGTGGACCAGTACGCCGCGTGCGAGGCCGCGCTGCTGCGCTGGCTGCGCCGGTCGGAGGGCTGA
- a CDS encoding TIGR00730 family Rossman fold protein produces MRRSKVPRSTTDQRLLDSRGSAEWVHSDPWRVMRVTSEFVTGFGALAELGPAVSVFGSARTRPDSPEYALGERVGRALVEAGYAVITGGGPGAMEAANKGALEADGTSVGLGIELPFEAGLNPYVDLGVNFRYFFARKTMFVKYACGFVVLPGGFGTLDELFEAVTLVQTQKVTSFPIVLLGTEYWGGLLDWLRGTAVAAGTISEKDLAMLIVTDDPDEAVRVVVEADRVVAEQRAANARPE; encoded by the coding sequence ATGCGCCGGTCCAAGGTCCCGCGCTCGACCACCGACCAGCGCCTCCTCGACAGCCGGGGCTCGGCCGAGTGGGTGCACTCCGACCCGTGGCGCGTCATGCGCGTAACGTCCGAGTTCGTCACCGGCTTCGGCGCGCTCGCCGAGCTCGGCCCGGCGGTCAGCGTCTTCGGCTCGGCGCGGACCCGCCCGGACAGCCCCGAGTACGCGCTGGGGGAGCGGGTCGGCCGCGCCCTCGTCGAGGCGGGCTACGCCGTCATCACCGGCGGGGGACCCGGCGCCATGGAGGCGGCCAACAAGGGCGCCCTCGAGGCGGACGGCACGTCGGTCGGGCTCGGCATCGAGCTGCCCTTCGAGGCGGGCCTGAACCCCTACGTCGACCTCGGCGTCAACTTCCGCTACTTCTTCGCGCGCAAGACGATGTTCGTCAAGTACGCGTGCGGCTTCGTCGTCCTGCCCGGCGGCTTCGGCACCCTCGACGAGCTCTTCGAGGCGGTGACCCTCGTGCAGACCCAGAAGGTCACGAGCTTCCCCATCGTCCTGCTCGGCACCGAGTACTGGGGCGGCCTGCTCGACTGGCTGCGGGGCACCGCCGTCGCGGCGGGCACCATCAGCGAGAAGGACCTCGCGATGCTCATCGTCACCGACGACCCCGACGAGGCCGTGCGCGTCGTCGTCGAGGCCGACCGGGTGGTCGCCGAGCAGCGTGCCGCGAACGCCCGGCCCGAGTGA
- a CDS encoding DivIVA domain-containing protein, producing MVPVLLVLVALALVAVVALVATGRLRVDPLADAVTSTPDHGLPDAPRADDVRSVRFDTAARGYRMDEVDAHLLDLADTLAAREREVAELRGDTAPDPTLDPTPDPAPQER from the coding sequence GTGGTCCCGGTCCTGCTCGTCCTCGTCGCGCTGGCGCTCGTCGCCGTCGTGGCCCTCGTGGCGACCGGGCGGCTGCGCGTCGACCCCCTCGCGGACGCGGTGACGAGCACCCCCGACCACGGGCTGCCCGACGCCCCCCGGGCCGACGACGTGCGCTCGGTGCGCTTCGACACCGCCGCCCGCGGCTACCGGATGGACGAGGTCGACGCGCACCTGCTCGACCTCGCCGACACCCTCGCCGCCCGGGAGCGCGAGGTGGCCGAGCTCCGCGGTGACACCGCCCCCGACCCCACGCTCGACCCCACGCCCGACCCCGCCCCCCAGGAGCGCTGA
- a CDS encoding SRPBCC family protein, whose protein sequence is MAFTIRRASDLPRQAAWDAVTDLRAHTAHVPLTDVEVPDGGLALGAEVNAVTRLGPVAGSDRMLVVALEPGRRLRLVKTGWFLRGWADITVEDDPAGSRVTWTEEIWLPGLRRVTRPVGDRLGPLLFGKVVEGLVAGAERHRGGS, encoded by the coding sequence ATGGCCTTCACGATCCGGCGCGCGAGCGACCTCCCGCGGCAGGCCGCCTGGGACGCCGTCACCGACCTGCGCGCCCACACGGCCCACGTGCCGCTCACCGACGTCGAGGTGCCCGACGGCGGCCTCGCCCTCGGGGCCGAGGTCAACGCGGTGACCCGGCTCGGCCCGGTCGCCGGCTCGGACCGGATGCTCGTCGTGGCCCTCGAGCCCGGGCGCCGGCTGCGGCTGGTCAAGACCGGGTGGTTCCTGCGCGGCTGGGCCGACATCACCGTCGAGGACGATCCGGCGGGCAGCCGGGTCACGTGGACCGAGGAGATCTGGCTGCCCGGGCTGCGGCGCGTCACGCGCCCGGTCGGCGACCGCCTCGGGCCGCTGCTCTTCGGCAAGGTGGTCGAGGGCCTCGTCGCCGGCGCCGAGCGCCACCGGGGCGGCTCGTGA